A genomic region of Candidatus Eisenbacteria bacterium contains the following coding sequences:
- a CDS encoding efflux RND transporter periplasmic adaptor subunit has protein sequence MNKRMVQMLAIVVTFVAIIGFIKFQQISAAIAAGKSYSPPPEAVTAVTAQPQGWSEALEAVGSVEPVQGVTLSADLPGVVDRIQFESGSSVREGQALVQLDARQERAQLASAEAARDLAKSNLDRSQALLAQKLVAQSDHDQVAALFRQAEAQVNVIRATIDRKVIRAPFAGVTGIRQVNLGQFVGSGDPIVPLQSLDPVYVDFTVPQQDVGELRRGLGVTVSADSGSRTLGSGRITAINPVADAATHNVRVQATFANPHGRLRPGMYVSVRVDLGSRAHVIALPATSINYAPYGNSVFIIEDLKGPDGKSYRGVRQQFVQLGSTRGDLVAVTSGVSAGQQVVTSGVFKLRSGAAVKVDSTITLPASGSPRPQDS, from the coding sequence GTGAACAAGCGCATGGTCCAGATGCTGGCGATCGTCGTTACGTTCGTCGCCATCATCGGTTTCATCAAGTTTCAGCAGATCTCCGCCGCCATCGCGGCCGGTAAGAGCTACTCGCCCCCCCCCGAAGCGGTCACCGCGGTGACCGCGCAGCCGCAGGGATGGAGCGAGGCGCTCGAGGCGGTCGGCAGCGTCGAGCCGGTGCAGGGCGTGACGCTGAGCGCGGATCTGCCGGGCGTGGTGGACCGCATCCAGTTCGAGTCGGGCTCCTCGGTCCGCGAGGGGCAGGCGCTGGTCCAGCTCGACGCCCGGCAGGAGCGGGCCCAGCTCGCCTCGGCCGAGGCGGCGCGCGACCTCGCGAAGTCGAACCTCGACCGTTCGCAGGCGCTGCTCGCGCAGAAACTCGTCGCGCAATCGGATCACGACCAGGTGGCGGCGCTCTTCCGGCAGGCGGAGGCGCAGGTCAACGTGATCCGGGCGACGATCGATCGCAAGGTCATTCGCGCGCCGTTCGCCGGGGTCACGGGCATCCGCCAGGTGAACCTCGGCCAGTTCGTGGGCAGCGGCGATCCGATCGTGCCGCTGCAGTCGCTCGATCCCGTCTACGTGGACTTCACGGTTCCGCAGCAGGACGTGGGCGAACTGCGCCGGGGGCTGGGCGTGACCGTCTCCGCCGACAGCGGTTCGCGCACGCTCGGCAGCGGGCGGATCACCGCGATCAACCCGGTGGCGGACGCGGCGACCCACAACGTCCGCGTGCAGGCGACGTTCGCGAATCCGCACGGCCGCCTGCGGCCCGGCATGTACGTCTCGGTGCGCGTGGACCTCGGTTCGCGCGCGCACGTGATCGCCCTGCCGGCGACCTCCATCAATTACGCGCCGTACGGCAACTCGGTCTTCATCATCGAGGACCTCAAGGGCCCCGACGGCAAGTCCTACCGCGGCGTGCGCCAGCAGTTCGTGCAGCTCGGCAGCACGCGCGGCGACCTGGTCGCGGTGACCTCGGGCGTGAGCGCGGGACAGCAGGTCGTGACCTCGGGCGTGTTCAAGCTGCGCAGCGGCGCGGCCGTCAAGGTGGACAGCACGATCACGCTGCCGGCGAGCGGCTCCCCGCGCCCGCAGGACAGCTGA
- a CDS encoding carotenoid 1,2-hydratase produces the protein MSGRARPAMLVLALALAAGASLGAGPAGPPVDADGFFLADSPYVFHFPADHAAHPRYRIEWWYYTGHLKAPGRSFGYELTFFRVALPPARAASASAWAARDLMFVHAALTDETREEFRFEEAARRDALGMAGADSTRYDVWLNKASARLDADSLTHRLHWAGSDFAFDLALVPRKPPVVHGSHGVSRKGAGPGETSHYYSLTRLATTGRLLVGRDTLAVEGESWMDHEFSSSRLGGTQAGWDWFSVQLDDGRELMLYQMRLENGGIEPLSHGTLVGADGRSRPLALADFRVRALGSWRSRRTGATYPSGWTLELPRERLKLTLEPTLEDQELVATTMGGVAYWEGSVRIVGEDAHGRVTGEGYVELTGYAGRPPY, from the coding sequence GTGAGCGGGCGGGCGCGGCCCGCCATGCTGGTGCTGGCGCTGGCGCTCGCCGCCGGCGCATCGCTCGGCGCGGGCCCCGCCGGGCCGCCGGTGGACGCTGACGGCTTCTTCCTCGCGGACTCGCCGTACGTGTTCCACTTTCCGGCCGACCACGCCGCCCACCCGCGCTATCGCATCGAGTGGTGGTACTACACCGGCCATCTGAAGGCGCCGGGACGTTCGTTCGGCTACGAACTCACGTTCTTCCGCGTGGCGCTTCCCCCGGCGCGCGCCGCGAGCGCTTCGGCGTGGGCCGCGCGCGACCTGATGTTCGTCCACGCCGCCCTCACCGACGAGACGCGCGAGGAGTTCCGCTTCGAGGAGGCCGCGCGACGCGACGCGCTCGGCATGGCGGGGGCCGACAGCACCCGTTACGACGTGTGGCTGAACAAGGCCTCCGCCAGGCTCGACGCGGACTCGCTGACGCATCGCCTGCACTGGGCGGGGTCCGACTTCGCGTTCGACCTCGCGCTCGTTCCGCGCAAGCCGCCGGTCGTTCACGGATCGCACGGCGTGAGCCGCAAGGGCGCGGGGCCGGGTGAGACGTCGCACTACTACTCGCTCACGCGCCTCGCCACGACCGGCCGGCTCCTCGTAGGGCGTGACACGCTGGCGGTCGAGGGCGAGTCGTGGATGGACCACGAGTTCTCATCGAGCCGGTTGGGCGGGACGCAGGCGGGCTGGGACTGGTTCAGCGTGCAGCTCGACGACGGCCGCGAACTGATGCTCTACCAGATGCGGCTTGAGAACGGCGGCATCGAGCCGCTCTCGCACGGCACGCTCGTCGGGGCCGACGGCCGCTCGCGACCGCTCGCGCTCGCCGACTTCCGGGTGCGCGCGCTCGGTAGCTGGCGCAGCCGCCGCACGGGCGCCACCTACCCGAGCGGCTGGACGCTGGAGCTGCCGCGCGAACGGCTGAAGCTGACGCTCGAACCCACCCTCGAGGATCAGGAGCTGGTCGCCACCACCATGGGCGGCGTCGCCTACTGGGAGGGCAGCGTCCGCATCGTCGGAGAGGACGCGCACGGGCGCGTCACGGGCGAAGGCTACGTCGAGCTGACGGGCTACGCGGGCCGCCCGCCCTACTGA
- a CDS encoding efflux RND transporter permease subunit, producing MKFTDLFIRRPVLAIVVNLLILVAGIQSIRSLSVRQFPRTDMASVSITTVYIGASADLVRGFITSPLERAVASVDGIDYMESSSGSSVSTITVHLKLNYDTNAALTQIQAKVAQVRNDLPPEAQAPVIEVVTADAQFAAMYLGFASSELDQNQITDYLTRVVQPRLSAINGVQRADILGGGTFAMRIWLRADRMAAQGLSPSEVWGALARNNYLSALGRTKGTMTSVNLVANTDLRTVDDFKRLVVHESGGDVVRLGDVADVVLGAEDYDTDVRFNGQKATFMGIYVLPTANSLEVIREVRKAVEEIKTQLPVGMTANIPYDSTAYIEDSIREVLKTLTETLLIVMLVIFLFLGSIRGLIIPVIAIPVSLIGAVFLMAVAGFTINLLTLLAIVLSVGLVVDDAIVMVENIERHVHEGQPPLHAAILAARELVGPIIAMSVTLAAVYTPLAIQGGLTGSLFREFALTLAGAVLISGSVALTLSPMMGSRLLRSGDSERGFAGWINHRFEQLRRRYMGSLGAALKHRSVLLVLWLIVVLLAVPFYMFSQRELAPPEDQSIVFGIVQGAPNATLDQTRLFTTRMYDVYRSIPEAQNIFQITMPGGGFGGMTTKPWSERKRGIEPIRMQAAAGMSHIPGIRAIPITPSSLPGGGSFPVDLVIASTAEPEQLAAIAGELVGKAYASGKFMYVDTDLKFDQPQAEVVFDRDKVRALGVDLSQAGQDLSVMLGGNFVNRFSVQGRSYKVIPQIKRAERLTPKQLESIYVSGPDGKLVPLSTFAHIETSTQPRDLKRFQQLNAVRLQGAIPPGVSLEDALSYLETEAHKILPRGFTLDYAGESRQLRTEGSKFLGIFLLSALLIGLVLAAQFESFRDPFVILTGSAPLALSGALLFTFLGFTSINIYSQVGLITLVGLVAKNGILIVEFANHLQQTGLDKMHAVIQAAGTRLRPILMTTAATVFGHLPLIFAHGPGAGARNSIGITLVTGMIIGTAFTLFLVPAIYTLVAKVHQADDFSEPVAATRHAGLESEGTPA from the coding sequence ATGAAGTTCACCGACCTGTTCATCCGGCGTCCGGTTCTCGCGATCGTCGTCAACCTGCTCATCCTGGTCGCGGGCATCCAGTCCATCCGATCGCTCAGCGTCCGCCAGTTTCCGCGCACCGACATGGCCTCGGTCTCGATCACGACCGTGTACATCGGCGCCAGCGCCGACCTCGTCCGCGGCTTCATCACCTCGCCGCTCGAGCGGGCGGTCGCGAGCGTGGACGGCATCGACTACATGGAATCGTCGAGCGGCTCCAGCGTCAGCACCATCACCGTGCACCTGAAGCTCAACTACGACACCAACGCCGCCCTGACCCAGATCCAGGCGAAGGTCGCGCAGGTGCGCAACGACCTGCCGCCCGAGGCGCAGGCGCCGGTCATCGAGGTCGTGACCGCGGACGCGCAGTTCGCCGCCATGTACCTGGGCTTCGCCTCCAGCGAACTGGACCAGAACCAGATCACGGACTACCTGACGCGCGTCGTGCAACCGCGGCTGAGCGCCATCAACGGCGTCCAGCGCGCCGACATCCTCGGCGGCGGCACGTTCGCCATGCGCATCTGGCTGCGCGCCGACCGCATGGCCGCGCAGGGGCTCTCGCCCTCCGAGGTCTGGGGCGCGCTCGCGCGCAACAACTATCTGTCCGCGCTCGGCCGCACGAAAGGCACGATGACGTCGGTGAATCTGGTCGCGAACACCGACCTGCGGACGGTGGACGACTTCAAGCGTCTCGTGGTCCACGAGTCGGGCGGCGACGTCGTCCGGCTCGGCGACGTCGCCGACGTCGTTTTGGGCGCCGAGGACTACGACACGGACGTGCGTTTCAACGGGCAGAAGGCCACGTTCATGGGCATCTACGTGCTCCCGACCGCGAACTCTCTCGAGGTGATCCGCGAGGTTCGCAAGGCCGTGGAGGAGATCAAGACCCAGCTTCCGGTGGGCATGACCGCCAACATCCCGTATGACTCGACGGCGTACATCGAGGACTCGATCCGCGAGGTGCTTAAGACGCTGACCGAGACGCTGCTCATCGTCATGCTCGTGATCTTCCTGTTCCTGGGTTCGATCCGCGGCCTGATCATTCCCGTCATCGCCATCCCGGTCTCGCTGATCGGCGCGGTGTTCCTCATGGCCGTCGCGGGCTTCACGATCAACCTGCTGACGCTGCTCGCCATCGTGCTCTCGGTCGGACTCGTGGTGGACGACGCCATCGTCATGGTCGAGAACATCGAGCGCCACGTGCACGAGGGCCAGCCGCCGCTGCACGCCGCGATCCTCGCCGCGCGCGAGCTGGTCGGGCCGATCATCGCCATGTCGGTCACCCTCGCGGCCGTCTACACGCCGCTCGCGATCCAGGGCGGACTGACCGGCTCGCTGTTCCGCGAGTTCGCGCTGACACTCGCGGGGGCCGTTCTCATCTCCGGCTCCGTCGCCCTGACGCTTTCGCCGATGATGGGTTCGCGCCTGCTGCGCTCCGGCGACAGCGAGCGGGGATTCGCGGGCTGGATCAACCACCGCTTCGAGCAGCTGCGGCGGCGCTACATGGGTTCGCTCGGCGCGGCGCTCAAGCACCGCAGCGTGCTGCTCGTGTTGTGGCTGATTGTCGTGCTGCTGGCGGTGCCGTTCTACATGTTCTCGCAGCGCGAGCTGGCCCCGCCCGAGGACCAGAGCATCGTGTTCGGCATCGTTCAGGGCGCCCCCAACGCGACGCTCGACCAGACGCGGCTCTTCACGACGCGCATGTACGACGTCTACCGCTCCATTCCCGAGGCGCAGAACATCTTCCAGATCACCATGCCCGGCGGCGGCTTCGGCGGCATGACGACGAAGCCGTGGAGCGAGCGCAAGCGCGGCATCGAGCCGATCCGCATGCAGGCGGCCGCGGGCATGTCGCATATTCCGGGCATCCGCGCCATTCCGATCACGCCTTCGTCGCTGCCGGGCGGCGGTTCCTTCCCCGTGGATCTCGTCATCGCCTCGACGGCGGAGCCGGAGCAGCTCGCGGCCATCGCCGGGGAGCTCGTGGGCAAGGCCTACGCGAGCGGCAAGTTCATGTACGTGGACACGGACCTCAAGTTCGACCAGCCGCAGGCGGAGGTCGTCTTCGACCGCGACAAGGTTCGAGCGCTCGGCGTGGACCTGAGCCAGGCGGGGCAGGACCTGTCCGTCATGCTGGGCGGCAACTTCGTCAACCGGTTCAGCGTCCAGGGACGCAGCTACAAGGTGATCCCCCAGATCAAGCGGGCCGAGCGCCTGACGCCGAAGCAGCTCGAGTCCATCTACGTGAGCGGACCGGACGGCAAGCTGGTGCCGCTGTCCACGTTCGCGCACATCGAGACCAGCACGCAGCCGCGTGACCTGAAGCGCTTCCAGCAGCTCAACGCGGTCCGGCTTCAGGGCGCGATTCCGCCGGGGGTTTCGCTCGAGGACGCGCTCAGCTACCTCGAGACGGAGGCGCACAAGATCCTGCCGCGCGGCTTCACGCTCGACTACGCGGGCGAGTCCCGGCAGCTGCGCACCGAGGGCAGCAAGTTCCTCGGCATCTTCCTGCTCTCGGCGCTGCTCATCGGCCTCGTGCTCGCCGCCCAGTTCGAAAGCTTCCGCGATCCGTTCGTGATCCTGACCGGCTCGGCGCCGCTCGCGCTCTCGGGCGCGCTGCTGTTCACGTTCCTCGGCTTCACCTCGATCAACATCTACAGCCAGGTCGGTCTGATCACGCTCGTCGGGCTGGTGGCCAAGAACGGCATCCTGATCGTCGAGTTCGCGAACCACCTGCAGCAGACCGGGCTCGACAAGATGCACGCGGTGATCCAGGCGGCGGGCACGCGCCTGCGGCCGATCCTCATGACGACCGCGGCGACCGTGTTCGGGCACCTGCCGCTCATCTTCGCGCACGGCCCGGGCGCGGGGGCGCGCAACAGCATCGGCATCACGCTGGTCACCGGCATGATCATCGGCACCGCGTTCACGCTGTTCCTGGTGCCGGCCATCTACACGCTGGTCGCCAAGGTGCACCAGGCGGACGACTTCAGCGAGCCGGTCGCGGCCACGCGGCACGCCGGGCTCGAGTCCGAGGGCACGCCCGCCTGA
- a CDS encoding ABC transporter ATP-binding protein: MPHPDLPREPPAAPTASTAESVPALRFVNVHKSYVLGDGLIRALDGLSFEVPRGEFVAVVGRSGSGKSTLLQLAAGLDVPTSGEVWVDGRELSRLGDDELTVRRRERVGMVHQFFNLLGTLSVTENVALPLLLAGGSRREALARAEALLAQVGLEHRLRSRPHMLSGGEMQRVAIARALVHEPALVLADEPTGNLDSRAAAQVVELLGRLAHLRGATVVLVTHSREAAGAATRTIELRDGRIVADERTVR; the protein is encoded by the coding sequence ATGCCCCATCCGGACCTGCCCCGAGAACCCCCGGCGGCCCCGACGGCCTCCACGGCGGAATCCGTGCCGGCGCTGCGCTTCGTGAACGTGCACAAGTCGTACGTGCTGGGGGATGGTCTCATCAGGGCGCTCGACGGGCTTTCATTCGAGGTGCCGCGCGGGGAGTTCGTGGCCGTCGTAGGGCGCAGCGGCTCGGGCAAGTCCACCCTGCTCCAGCTCGCCGCGGGCCTGGACGTGCCGACCTCCGGCGAGGTGTGGGTGGACGGGCGTGAACTGTCGCGCCTCGGCGACGACGAGCTGACCGTCCGCCGGCGCGAGCGCGTCGGAATGGTCCACCAGTTCTTCAACCTGCTCGGCACGCTGTCGGTGACCGAGAACGTCGCGCTGCCCCTGCTGCTCGCCGGCGGCTCGCGCCGCGAGGCGCTCGCGCGCGCCGAAGCGTTGCTCGCGCAGGTCGGGCTCGAGCACCGCCTCCGGTCGCGACCGCACATGCTCTCCGGCGGCGAGATGCAGCGCGTGGCGATCGCCCGCGCGCTCGTGCACGAGCCGGCACTGGTGCTCGCCGACGAGCCCACGGGCAACCTCGATTCGCGAGCCGCCGCACAGGTCGTCGAACTGCTCGGCCGGCTCGCGCATCTGCGCGGCGCGACGGTCGTGCTCGTCACGCACAGCCGCGAGGCCGCCGGGGCGGCGACGCGCACGATCGAGCTGCGGGACGGCCGCATCGTCGCCGACGAGCGGACCGTGCGATGA
- a CDS encoding FtsX-like permease family protein: MSALVRWLLLRRLALERGRTLLTICGIALGVAVFVSIRLANHSAMTSFADTVDAVTGRANLSVQSAADGFADSLFVTLARHPGVEAAAPIVQVTALAWPGGPRTEAPRPGEGRAALPAHETLLFLGVDPLSEAPFARFGEDAGGRPRQGEDGFMAGIVRLIADPRSVAVTRSFADRLHLRAGDTLTVLASGRPVPLVVALVLEGGSLREAAGGAVAVMDIATAQEVFGRAGRLDRVELLVPPADRERLRRELTAQLPGGVIVEPPRARTRQVENMVAAFALNLTALSFIALLVSMFLVFNAVAMSVLRWRREIGILRGLGVTRAQVVRLFLLEGLLLGAAGSALGTGLGTLLARATLGAVGRTLTDLYLVQRTSEVRLDPWTFAVGFGLGIATALLSALAPAIEASWTPPALTMRQGTLIEARRLPVGRWALVGIAVLALAGVVVAWTLRARQPWGGFAAAFLVVAAFTLVSPAFTLAGERLLRRPALALAGIEGALGVRALRDFVARTSVVVASLMLAVGMTVALSIMVGSFRRTVDMWITQSIRGDLYVEPAGHRASQAATALPDSLVRAVAGLPGVIAVDTYRATPMRFEGRRVSLTGIDFAVQARHGSLRFVGGAGSAAVLERALRRGEAVVTESFAHRFRVAAGDTIRVPAAGGKIALRVAGVFYDYTTDAGAILVDRGLFARLMRGDRTESLALYTAPGTDLDLLRSRLAALAGPDFLLNAMPNRELRRRVLTVFDQTFRITFALQFIAVLVAVLGVVTTLTALILQRGREIGILRATGALRSQVRRIVLIEGGVLGLLGSLLGCAAGVMLALLLVHVINRQYFGWTIRMAIEPGVFAQAVVLMVGTSLAASLAPARYASERVAAESLRVES; the protein is encoded by the coding sequence ATGAGCGCGCTCGTCCGCTGGCTGTTGCTGCGCCGGCTCGCGCTCGAGCGCGGCCGCACGCTGCTGACGATCTGCGGCATCGCGCTCGGCGTCGCGGTGTTCGTCAGCATCCGGCTGGCCAACCACTCGGCCATGACTTCGTTCGCGGACACCGTGGACGCCGTGACCGGGCGCGCGAACCTGAGCGTGCAGAGCGCCGCGGACGGCTTCGCGGATTCGCTCTTCGTGACCCTCGCGCGCCATCCCGGCGTCGAGGCGGCGGCGCCGATCGTGCAGGTGACCGCGCTCGCCTGGCCGGGCGGTCCCCGGACCGAGGCGCCGCGGCCCGGCGAAGGGCGCGCGGCGCTCCCGGCGCACGAGACGCTCCTGTTCCTCGGCGTGGACCCGCTCTCCGAAGCCCCGTTCGCGCGCTTCGGCGAGGACGCGGGCGGCAGGCCCCGGCAGGGTGAGGACGGTTTCATGGCGGGCATCGTGCGCCTGATCGCCGATCCGCGCAGCGTCGCCGTGACGCGCTCCTTCGCCGACCGGCTGCACCTGCGCGCGGGCGACACCCTGACCGTGCTCGCCTCCGGCCGGCCGGTGCCGCTGGTCGTCGCGCTCGTGCTGGAGGGAGGCTCGCTGCGCGAGGCGGCCGGCGGCGCCGTGGCCGTGATGGACATCGCGACCGCGCAGGAAGTCTTCGGGCGCGCCGGGCGGCTCGATCGCGTGGAGCTGCTCGTCCCTCCCGCGGACCGCGAGCGCCTGCGGCGCGAGCTGACCGCGCAATTACCCGGCGGGGTGATCGTCGAGCCGCCGCGCGCGCGCACCCGGCAGGTCGAGAACATGGTCGCCGCCTTCGCGCTCAACCTCACGGCGCTCAGCTTCATCGCCCTGCTCGTCAGCATGTTCCTCGTCTTCAACGCGGTCGCGATGAGCGTCCTGCGCTGGCGGAGGGAGATCGGCATCCTGCGCGGACTGGGGGTCACGCGCGCGCAGGTCGTGCGGCTGTTCCTGCTCGAGGGCCTGCTGCTCGGCGCCGCGGGCAGCGCGCTGGGAACGGGGCTCGGCACGCTGCTGGCGCGTGCCACCCTCGGCGCGGTCGGCCGCACGCTCACGGACCTCTACCTGGTCCAGCGCACGAGCGAGGTCCGGCTGGACCCGTGGACCTTCGCCGTCGGCTTCGGGCTCGGGATCGCGACCGCGCTGCTCTCCGCCCTCGCGCCCGCGATCGAGGCGTCATGGACGCCGCCCGCGCTGACGATGCGGCAGGGAACGTTGATCGAGGCCCGCCGGCTGCCGGTCGGCCGCTGGGCGCTCGTCGGGATCGCCGTGCTGGCGCTCGCGGGGGTGGTCGTGGCCTGGACCTTGCGGGCCCGTCAGCCGTGGGGCGGTTTCGCCGCCGCGTTCCTCGTCGTCGCGGCCTTCACGCTGGTCTCCCCCGCGTTCACGCTCGCGGGCGAGCGGCTGCTGCGTCGTCCGGCGCTGGCGCTCGCCGGGATCGAAGGCGCTCTCGGCGTGCGGGCGCTGCGCGACTTCGTGGCGCGGACGAGCGTCGTCGTGGCCTCGCTCATGCTGGCCGTGGGCATGACGGTCGCGCTGTCCATCATGGTGGGCAGCTTCCGCCGGACCGTGGACATGTGGATCACGCAGTCCATCCGCGGCGACCTCTACGTCGAACCCGCCGGCCACCGGGCTTCGCAGGCGGCGACCGCGCTTCCCGATTCGCTGGTGCGCGCGGTGGCGGGCCTGCCGGGCGTGATCGCCGTGGACACCTACCGGGCGACACCGATGCGGTTCGAGGGCCGCCGGGTCAGCCTGACCGGAATTGATTTCGCGGTGCAGGCGCGGCACGGGAGCCTGCGCTTCGTCGGCGGCGCGGGCAGCGCCGCCGTGCTGGAGCGGGCGCTCCGGCGGGGCGAAGCGGTCGTGACCGAGAGCTTCGCGCACCGCTTCCGGGTCGCGGCGGGCGACACGATCCGCGTTCCGGCCGCGGGGGGGAAAATCGCACTGCGGGTGGCGGGCGTCTTCTACGACTACACGACCGATGCCGGGGCCATCCTGGTGGACCGCGGCCTGTTCGCGCGGCTCATGCGGGGGGACCGCACCGAGAGCCTGGCGCTCTACACCGCGCCCGGCACCGACCTGGACCTGCTGCGGAGCCGCCTCGCCGCGCTCGCGGGGCCGGATTTCCTGCTGAACGCGATGCCGAACCGGGAGCTTCGCCGCCGCGTGCTCACGGTGTTCGACCAGACGTTCCGCATCACCTTCGCGCTGCAGTTCATCGCGGTGCTCGTCGCGGTGCTCGGGGTCGTGACCACCCTCACCGCGCTGATCCTGCAACGCGGCCGCGAGATCGGCATCCTGCGCGCGACCGGCGCACTGCGCTCGCAGGTGCGCCGCATCGTGCTGATCGAGGGCGGCGTCCTCGGCCTGCTCGGCTCGCTGCTCGGATGCGCCGCCGGCGTGATGCTCGCGCTGCTCCTCGTGCACGTCATCAACCGGCAGTACTTCGGCTGGACGATCCGCATGGCGATCGAGCCGGGCGTCTTCGCCCAGGCCGTGGTGCTCATGGTCGGAACCTCGCTCGCCGCCTCGCTCGCACCCGCGCGCTACGCCTCCGAACGGGTGGCCGCCGAATCGCTGCGGGTGGAATCGTGA